GCCAAGGTACGTTTCCATCATGGGAGTACGGAAGGCATCCAAGGTAGAACGTAAGATCTTTAAAGGAAAAGAGTACGAAGATAACGTAAACTCCAGTATAGAGCTTGTAAAATGGGTTTACCCGGTCAGGAAGGGCGAGGCAACCATGCTTACAGGAGAACTGGATGGTATATGTAAAGAACTTCTCGGAATTCTGAAGGAAAAGGGGGTGTACCAATGAGCTATACACTTGTTGTTGCTGAGGTAAGACGCGGGGTCTTTGAGGAAAGAAATCTGGATTCCATAGGTATTGCAGCCCTCCTGCAAAAAGATATCGTCCTTCTTGTTCCGGATGTTGCCTATGAAATGAAGGGAAATTTTGTTGACACAATAATGAAAGTTAACGTGGAAGAGGCTTTATTTTTCAATCCACTGAATTTTATAAACATTTTTGAGAAAGTAAAAGGTGCCCGCGGCAATCCGGATATGATTGTCTTCACACATTCGTCATCAGGCACTGAGCTTGCATCATATACAGCAGGTTATTTCAATATGCCTCTTATTACTGATGTCAGCGGTTTTGAAAAGGAAGGAAATATTTTCTATAAAAGCTACTATTCCGACAAGATTTTCGGTGAGTTCCGGCAGGCAGGGGAAGGACCATGCATCATTACTGTGAGGAGCGGCAGTTTTAAAGAAAATGCTGTTGAAAAAGGTCCTGCTGAAACCGTTACGCTTGAGGGTATTTCCCTTTCAGATATGAGAACCTTCGTTGAGTATGTTGAAGAAGAAAAGGGAGAGATAGATATCACAAAAGCAGATTTCCTCCTTTCCGTGGGAAGAGGGATTGGAAATAAAGATGAGATAGCTGATTACCAGGAGCTTGCCGGGCTGTTAAAGGCAACTATGTCCGGCTCTCGGCCGGTCATTGATAAGATGTGGCTTCCCAAGGCACAACAGGTCGGTACATCAGGCAAAACAGTCAAGCCTAAAGTATACCTTGCCATGGGCATAAGCGGGGCTTTTCAGCATATAGCCGGCATGAAAGATTCTGATTGTATTATAGCGGTCAACAAAGACCCGGAGGCGCCTATCTTTCAATATGCCCATTACGGCATAATCGGTGATGCAAACAAGCTAAGAGATAAGCTGAAGGATATTGCCAAGGGTTAATAATAGAACGAATTGTAAAGAATAGAAATGGATGAGACATATTCACAAGAAAAACACGTCCTTGTTGTAGGCGGTGGTATTGGCGGCATAACTGCTGCCCTTGAGCTTGCGGCCTGCGGCGTTCACGTAACCATGCTCGAGGAAGGCCCGTCCATAGGGGGACGGATGATTCAGCTCGATAAGACCTTCCCTACGCTTGATTGTTCCACATGCACCCTTTCACCCAAAATGGTTGAGGTAGCACTCAATCGTAATATAGAGCTGCTCTCATGGGCAAAACCCATGGCAGTAAAAAAAGCGGGGCAGGGCTTTCAGGTATCGATCCTGAAAAAATCGCGATATGTCGATATCCAGAAATGCACTGCCTGTGGATCCTGTTCACCGGCATGTCCTGTGGTAATGAAGAGTGAGTTCAACATGGGGACAGGACCGAGAAAAGCAATCTATATTCCTTTTCCTCAGGCCATTCCCAACAAGGCAAGTATTGACAAGCGTGTAGACCGTCCGTGTAAAGCCGCTTGTGTTGATGCATGTCCAATTCATACAAACGTTCTTGGATACCTCAAGCATATTAGTGAGGGAAGGTTTGCCGATGCCTACATGCTCATCAGGGCAACAAACCCATTCCCGTCGGTGTGCGGAAGGGTATGCTATGCACCCTGCGAAAAAGTTTGCAACAGAGGACAATTGGATGATCCATTGGCAATTCGTGACCTGAAAAGATTTGCGGTTGATCAATTTGATGTGGATTCTCTTGAAGTGCCCCAAATAACAAAGACAGAAAAAAAGGTGGCTGTTATCGGAGCAGGGCCGGCCGGCCTTGCCTGTGCACACAACCTTGCCATAGAAGGCCATGAAGTAACAGTTTTTGAGGCCCTTCCAGAGCCGGGAGGCATGTTGCGGTATGCCATACCTGAATACCGGCTTCCCAAAGAAGAGCTGAGAAAAGAGATCGGTTATATTGAAAAACTTGGTGTTGACATTAAATGCGGCATAGAAATAGGCAAGGATATGACTATTAATGCTGTAAAGAATGATTTTGATGCTATCTTCATCGGCGCAGGAGCCCCGAAGGGTTTGCTTCTTGGGGTGGAAGGGGAAGATACTGACGGTGTTATCGATGGTATACAATTTCTCCGTGCTGTCAATAGCGGTAAGTCCCTGGCAATAGGGAAGAATGTCACCGTCGTAGGCGGAGGAAACACTGCCGTCGACTGTGCGAGAACAGCAAAACGGCTCGGAAGCGAGAATGTAAAGCTCGTTTACCGGAGAACCCGTGATGAGATGCCAGCAGCCGGTGAAGAGATAGAGGCACTCATCCACGAGGGGATAGAAATACAGTTCCTTACAACACCGGTTCGCTTTTATGCAGAAAATGGAAGGCTCTCCGGGATGGAGTGCATCCGCATGGAACTCGGTGAGCCCGATGCAAGCGGCCGCAGGCGTCCGGTCCCCGTTGCAAACTCAAAATTTACACTCCCTGTCGATACGGTCATTACAGCCCTTGGTCAGGCAACCCAGACCTCTTTTGTCGAAGGGATAGGGGTGGTGTTGGCGAAAAACGGCACGATTGAAGTAGACCCTGCAACAGGCCAGACGAATATTGATGGCGTATTTGCCGGTGGTGATGTTTATACAGGACCTGCCTATGTGGTTGATGCCATTGCAGCCGGTCAGAAGGCGGCTTTTTCCATAAACAACTATTTGAAGGGTGCAGCAATAACTGAGGTCAGGGAAGAAAAGAAACCTGAGCAGCTTACAGAGGTTGAAGTGGCCCAACTGGCTGAGAAAACTCCACGGGCAGAGCGTATTCGTATGCCTGAAGCAAATGTTGAAGAGAGAGTGACCAATTTCGGCGAAGTGGCCATCGGCTACAGTCCGGAAGAAGCAATGGCTGAGGCAACACGATGCCTTGCCGGTCGTATAGAAGGCTGCATTCAGTGCGGTGAGTGCGAGAGACAGTGTGAAGTAAGAGCTATTGATCATGCCATGCAGGATGAGATTGTGGAAAGAGAGTACGACAGCATAGTCCTTGCCCCTGGCTTTGATCTATATGACCCGACGGAAAAAAAGGAATACGGCTATGGCACCCTTGAAGGGGTTTTGACAGGCATCGAGTTCGAGCGGATCTGTTCAGTCACAGGACCGACCGGCGGCGATATTGTGTTGAACGGAAAAGTTCCGAAGCGATTTTATTTTATACAATGTGTGGGCTCCAGGGATCGGCAAAGCGGTGCCAGGTTCTGTTCACGGGTATGCTGCATGTATACGGCAAAACATGCCAGTATCGTCAAGGACAGGATTAAAGATGCTGAGATTTATGTTTCCTACATTGATGTCAGGGCTTATGGAAAGAGTTATGAAGAATTTTACAAGAGCACTCAGGAAAGCGGAACCTTTTACATACGGGGCATTCCCGGAGAAATTACGAAGACTGAAAATGGCTTATTGGTAAGAGTGGAGGACATGCTAAGCAATGAAATGCTTGAGGTTGAAGTTGATCTGGTAATCCTCGCAACAGGGGTACGACCGCGTAAACAGACTGAAGACCTTTGCAGAATCATGTCCATAAAAAGAGATGAGTATGGTTTTATCAGGGTGGACTCAATACAGCCGTCACGGACAAATGTTAATGGCATCTTTGTATGCGGCATGGCCTCGGGGCCTAAGGATGTACCCGATACTGTCGCATCCGGCGGAGAAGCGGCTGCGCGATGCATGGAGTACATAAATAAGTGAAAAGTGAACGGTGCATAGTGAATAGTAGAAGATTTCTGAAATCTTGTTTGTGTCCCACGTCACACGTCTCACGTCCCACGGGGGTTTGGATATGAAGACCGGTATATTCATCTGCCATTGCGGTCACAATATCAAACACACCATTGATGTGAAAAAGCTGAGCCAGTACTTCAAAAAATATCCCGGTGTAACCGTTGCAGAAGACTATCCCTTTGTCTGTTCTGAGCCTGGTCAGGACATGATCAGGGACAGTATTGAAAAACAAGGACTTGATCGCGTGCTTATCGCATCTTGCACACCTTCACTCCACGGAGAATTGTTCAAGGACCTCCTGAAAAAGTCAGACCTAAACCCCTTTCTTTTAAGAAGAGTCAGCATCAGAGAGCATTGTTCCTGGGTTGGCGATGACCTTGACATCAATACAGAAAAGGCAAGAAGACTGATCCTGGCAGGACTTTATTCGGCAGCTCATTACGTTCCCCTCGAAGAAAAGGTAGTGGAGGTCACCAAGTCGGCACTTATCGTAGGAGGCGGAGTCTCAGGCTTAAGCGCAGCAGCATTTCTTTCAAAAATGGGAATGCAGGTATATCTTGTAGAAAAAGAAGCTGAACTTGGCGGTCATGTTCGAGCCCTTAAGGACATCTGGCCTGCCAGAAGGGACGGCAAGGAAATTATCGATGAAATGGTGGAGGAACTAACCGGTAAAAGCAATGTTGAAATATTCACCTCAACAACGATCAGCGCCTTTGAAGGTTTTTTCGGCAACTACGAAGTAACGCTCAATACCCCGAAGGGAGAGAAAAAATTAACTGCAGGCGGAGTGATTGTGGCTGCAGGATTTTCACCTTTTGATCCCCGCATAAAGCCGGAGCTGGCCTACGGTAAAGATAAAAGGATTATTACTACGCTCGATTTTGAAAGAGACAGTGACTCCCTCTCTCTTCCCGAGAATCCACGTATAGCTATACTCCACTGTGTAGGTTCAAGAGATGAACAGATAGGTAAACCATACTGTTCGAGGGTGTGCTGTATCAATGCGCTTCGTGTCGGTGATTCGATAAAAGAGAAATATAAGGATTCATACGTTGAATCATTTTATATGGATGTAAGGGCGCATCCGCGAGGCGGAGAAGAATTCTTTGAAGATACTCAGGAAAAGGGTGTCCTGTTCACGAGAAGCAATATCGCTGAGATTGTTCCGGGTTCTAAGGGTGTACTTGTCCGGGGAGAAGATACATTATTTAATGAGTTCTTTGAGAGGGAGTTTGATCTTGTTGTCCTTTCAATAGGCATGTCTCCCCCTGTTGACAATAAGCTGATTGCCACGCTTTTCAAGATAACCCTTGATAAAGATAAATTCTTCCTTGAAGCACATATTAAACTGAGACCCTTTGACACGGCGGTAAAGGGAATTTTCATAGCAGGATCATGTTCAGGTCCAAAGGATATTGAGGAATCAATCAACCACGGAAGGGCCTCTGCGGTGAAGCTCTACGGATTCCTTAACCTCGGATATGCCTTTGTAGACCCCTTTATATCAATCGTTGATCCAAAGAGGTGCAGCGGCTGCAGGATGTGTGAACAGGCCTGTGTTGCAAAAGCAATAAAGTATGATGAAACAAAGAGGATTGTCCATGTTGAGGAAGCCGCCTGCATGGGATGCGGCCTCTGTAACAGTACGTGCCCCTCATCGGCAGTAACCTTAAAAGGTTATGCGGACATGATTATTGATGATGAAATAAGCGCCCTCACGGAGGCAATATAAATCAGTGAATAGTGAATAGTATAAAAACAGTTTAAATTAGCAGGGACGTTTTGGTTGAATGGTATTAAACTATTCACTATTCACTATTCACTATTCACTAACGACTATTCACTACAGGAGGTACGATGGTTGAAGTAACAAACACCAAGAATACCGAGATCATCGGTTTCGCCTGCTCTTTTTGTACATTCAAGGCATCTGAGATGGCAGGAAGCCTGAGGATGAAATATCCGGACGGAGTGAAGCTCATTCAGGTGCCCTGTTCAAGCAGGGTGGACCCGGCATTTGTAATTAAGGCAATATTTGAGGGGGCAGATGGTGTCTTTGTGGCCGGATGTCATCCCGGTGATTGTCATTTTATTAAAGGGAATTATTTTACCAGGAGAAAGATGGCTGCCCTGAAAGAGATGTTCGACGTATTTTCCATTAAGGATAAATTACGCCTTTTCTGGGTAAGCGCTGCTGAGGCAAGACGTTTTGTTGAAAAAGTTACAGGCATGCATAACGAGATAAAGGAAAAAAAAAATGCAGAGTAAGCAGATTGAAAATGGCAATATCGAAAATGCTCTTAATCAGTTTTTGAAAGATGAGCAGCATCTGGTCCTTGGATTTGAAAAGGGCAAAGAAGGTTTAAATCATGGGATATTTAAAACACATGTGGATAATCTTACGCTTTTGAATCCAGTGTTCAGTATAAACGGGGCCTTATATCTACGCCGTCTATTCTCCAAAGGAACAGGGATTATTCTCATGCTAAGACCTTGTGAAATAAGGGCATACAACGAATTAGTCAAATTGAACCAGATCGAAAGAGAAGATATCATTGCTGTGTCCATCGATTGCCCGGGAACTGTGTCATCGAAACAGGGATTTGATGATATACCCGCAGAGGCATCAAAGATAGTAGAATATTTGCAGAACCCCGGCAAGATGCGATGGGCCTGCGAGGTATGCAGGGAAAAGAGGGGGGTTGTGGGAGATGCAGGCATCAGAATAGACAAAAACGGTATCTTCTGGGCATTTTCTTACACGGAAAAAGGAGAGACCCTTTTATCACTTATCGAAGGTGAGATCAAAGAAGCAACGGCAGAAATGCTCATCAGCGAAAGCAAGGAGCCCGTTAAATTTACCACCGATATGGAAGAATTCTCCAAAGACTTCTCAAAGTGTATCATGTGCAAGAATTGCAGGGATATGTGTCCGGTTTGTTACTGCATTGATTGTGTGTTCAACGGTGATGAGTACTTGCCCAAGGGCGATGCACTTATTAACAAAATATTTCGTATTGGCTCTTCAGCTATGCCCCAGGGTAAAGAGCTTTTTCATATGATCAGGATGTTCCATGTTTCACAGACCTGTGTGGGCTGTGGCGCATGCGAAGACGCATGTCCCCAGGGGATCCCCTTAACAAAGTACTTCAAGGGCACATCAGAAAGACTCCAGGGCATGTTTTCATATATATCAGGACGGAGTCTTGATGAAGAAATACCCTACCTTACATTTCTTGAAGACGAGTTGGAAGATGCAGAAGACTGATCACGTAATAGATTTAGCCGGATATAAAAAAGAAGACCTAACAGTCTGTCTGGGATGCAAAATCTGTGCATCTGTTTGCACGGTCAATGACCTTTCAATCAGCACGAGTCCTCAGGAACTACTCCAGACACTCTTTCTTGGAAAGGATATTTCTGCAGATAATCCGCTGGTGCGATACTGCACGGGTTGTTACCGGTGTACCCAGGCCTGTCCCTGGGATATACGAATCCCGGAAATAGTGAGGGCTCTCAGGGATGTGCTTGCCACGGGATCGCCTTTTGAAAAGGCATTCAAAGGTTCTTTAGATATATGGGGAAGGGTTTATGAGCCATATGTGCTTCTTAAGGCAGTACCTTTTCTTATTAAAGAAGGATACTTAAAACATATGAACAGATGGATTGAATATATGGGCATTCATTTACCCCATAAAGTTAAAAAGATAAATCCTTCAAACAATTCAAACGGCCAAAAAGGCGGAACATTATGAATTACGGTTATTACCCGGGTTGCTCGCTCACAGGATCAGCCCACAAGTTGGATAAAGGGGTAAGGAAGGTTTTAGAAAAACAGGGTCATGTCCTTAAGGAAATCCCTGATTGGAACTGTTGTGGTGCATTTGAATATGGCGACAGGAATGAACTTACCAACTTTTCCAAAAGAAACCTGGAAAAGGCCAGGGGTCTCTTTTCTGAGATCATTGCTCCATGCCCGGCATGCTATAAAAATCTGAAAGAGGCAGACGAGAATAATGAATTTGAAATTCAGCACCCCCTCGATCTTTTTGGAGAAGCTTTTCTTTCTTCAATGAAACAGGTGCACGATCTGAAAGGTAACGTATTTACACCATATTACGGTTGTATCCTTTTAAGGCCACGGGAAACTGCAATCACAAATAAAACAGTGATGGAAGACACAATTTCCCGCTTTGGTGGAGAAATTGCTAGCGAAAAAGTAAAGGATAAATGCTGCGGAGGGAATCAGATTTTTATTAATAAGTTTGCCACTGAGAAGCTTTCCAGGCTTATACTTGAAAAATCAAAAGGAACGTTGGTTGTGTTCTGCCCTCTCTGTCATATGGCTTTGAAAACATTTTCAGGGGACAGGAAGGTAATTTATTTCACTGACCTTTTGCTTTATATAATGGGAGAAAAGAACACGCTATGAACGTATTGATAGTAGGCGGTGGTATAAGCGGCATTTCTGCAGCAAAGGTTGCCCTGAAGGAACATCATAATGTTACAATCCTCGAGAAAACTGCTGAGCCGGGCGGACTCATGGCGCGTATAGCCAACTGCAGGGTAGGGTTCAAGACTTTCTTTGATGAGATCGTTAATGACAGCAATCTTCAAGTAATAACAGATACTAATATTATAAACGTTAATAAAATAGATGATAAATATATTGTAACAACTGATAATAATAAGGTAATAAATGCTGATAGAGTTATAGTTGCCACTGGCCTGTCACCATATGATCCTGTTGAGTATAAAGGAAAGAGAATACTTACAAGCCTTGAGTACGATGCTCTTATAGATCAGCGGAAAGGAGAACTTCCCAACGATTTTAATAAGATAGGATTTGTACTCTGTGTGGGTTCACGCTCAAAAGAGTATCCTCTTTGTTCATCGGTATGCTGTTCCTATACCATACGAGAGATTAAATGGACACTACAGAGGGCAAAACCGGAGATAAAGGTTTTTTACAATGACCTTCGTTTTTTTGGCCAGGAATTTTATATGGAAAAGGCATACAGGGATGCTGGTGTTACATTCATACGTGCCAATTCACGCTATTTTGAAGAAGACGAAAAGGGCGTAACAATCCGCTATTTTACGGACGAAGAAATCAGAGAGGAACGCTTTGATTATATAGTTTTGGCAATAGGGCTGAGGCCTAACCCTGAACTTGCAGCTTTAAGTAAACTATTCGGTTTTTCCCTCAATGAGTATGGATTTGTGAAAGAGATTGAACCATTAACCACAGATATTGAAGGGGTTTATGTGTCTGGCGGTGCACTTGAACCTATGAATATAAAGGATTCTATTCTTACTGGATTCGGAGCAGGCATGCTTGCTCTCAGGGGTAAAAATTTATCTTCAGAAATAATTAGGAATCAGGAAATGCTTTATAAAGAAACAGAACCTGATTTACCTAAAGTTGACGGTGATTTTTCATCGTATCTATTTTATCTTGGCACTGAAAATATTGGCACGGGTATATTCTACGAGTTTATATCCTCAAAATTTATTGCCATGGCGAGAGATTTAAAAAGGGCCGGAAAAACAGTATATGTATTCACACAAAATATGGTTATGCCTTCATATGATGAAATTGTATATGAGGATGCACGACGTGAGGGTGTTTTATTTATACACCTTGAAGAAGGAGAAAAGTTTACATTTAATCATGGCAAAGCCATTATTATGGGTCTAAAAAGACAACTCGATTTTGCTGTTGAAAGGATTATATGTTTCGACGATTATACAGATCTGTTTAAGGACAGAGAATTCCTTTCTCTTTACAGATCCGAACCTCAGCTCAGATGGTCGCCAACAAAATGGAGCAGAAAAAGATACCATGTCGGATTCATCAGGCATCCGCGTGCAGAACGTTGGGAACCGAGAGAGATTCTCGGAGCTTTAGGTGAGATGCTTCTTGATATGCAGGAGGAGAGATTATTTCCTGTTATAAATGAAGAGCGATGCAGTGGCTGCGGTTCATGCGAGGGGGCATGTCCCCATAGTGCCATTGAGATTGAAATGCGTGAAACGTCACTGGCTATTTTCGGGCCACTGGCATCAACAGTCGTACCAATTGCACATGTAAAGGAAGATGCCTGCGTGGGTTGTGGTCTGTGCGCATCAACATGTCCCTCTGATGTGATCAGTTATAATCCCTAACAAAAAATAAGTGCGTGCAATAAAGATCTAATTGTCAATTCTATAAAATAATTTTATTAGAAACATAGATCTAAACTAAAAGTCATTATAATTTCTTAATTTCAATAGGTGTTATGAAATCAGTTTTTAAATATGATGCATGCCTCTCAGAAATGCCACACAAATGCATTTTAATGGCTCTTTAATGGAAAATATTACACATACCATAAATCTTGTTGTACGTGCAAATTTGAAGGTCATTTTTTTGAGAAGTAGAGTAAACATATTTAAATGGTTAACAACAAATGATATATGAAAATATCAATATTAATATAAGTACTGATAAGAGATATTATGTTAACTTTTATTTATATCTAACATATATATTTTTAATTAAAAATAGAGCTAAAAAAGACATTCAATTTATAAAAATGTAGACTCCCCCGATAATGGGATCTACTATGTCCCGCTGGATAATTATATTAAGCATCCAATCTTCAATCCTGACATTTCTGGGAAGAATTTTTGCACCATTTGATGAATAAATATCTTCAGCAACTATCATTCCAGTTTTAAGGTCCTCAACGGGAATCTTCTCTTTATTATAAGACAGAATTTTATCATTTTTAATAAGATAATCTACCAAATGTGTTGCGACTACAGTATCAAGAGTTTTATTCATAAAAAGTCTTATCTGTTCGATAGCTTGCTCATTAGAAAAACCAGAATCAAAAAGTTCTTCCTGAAAATTTATAGTTCTTAAAATTTTCGCACCAATAGTGATTTCATCCTTCATAAGCCCTTCCGGCATTCCGGAACCATTATAGTTTTCATACTGATGATATATATCATGGGCAGCTTCTTTAAAACCGGAAATCGTAGAAACAATAATAGAACCTATAAGCGGGTGCTGATGAAATACTTCCTTTTCCTGTGCAGATAGATCTTTATATTTCTTTTTAATTATAGTATCCGGCAGACCTATCTTTCCAATTTCATGCAAAATAGCACCAAAAACTATTTTTTTTGCTTCATCTTCATTTATATCCATATTTACAGAAATATGTTGCGATATTTCCCTTGCTAAATGAGCACGATCACTCGCACCAGGTATCTGTACTTCAAGTATCTTCAGCAGGATTGCAATTAATTCCTCAAAGTTTTTTTTAAGAAGTTGATTGGCATTTTCAAGCTTTTCTTTTTCTTCAATCAATTCGTTTTGAAGACCTTTTATCCTTAAAAAAGCCTTCACTTTACCAAGCAATACGCTTGCAGAAACAGTTTTTTCAATATAATCGTCAGCCCCTTCTTCAAGACCTGTCACTTTTTTAATGATATCTGTTTCAGATGTAAGAAGAATAAAAATAGTCTTATTTAAATCAACATTTTTTTTAATATATCTGCAAAATTCAAATCCGTTTTTCCCTGGCATGTAATAATCACTTATGATGATGTCAGGCTTGTTTTCATGAGCAACAGCGATACCTTCATCAGCATCCTTAGCTTGTTTTATTTCATATAACTGTTCTTTTGACAGTACAACTTCAAGTATTTTTAATGAGACAGGATCATCATCTACAATCAATATTTTTGGTTTGTTAAATGTATTCATTTTTTTTCATTTCCTGGATTGGGAGGTATATTCTGTGGTTTGTTTTCATTAAGTGGATTAGCAGGTGCATTCTGTGATTTACTTTCACTAACTGGTTGTTTTGCTATTGCGACGATAATATTCACACGTCTATTTATATAATCCAAAGGCTTGTCAGGCTGTTTGAGATTACGATCTGCATATCCGCGTATTTCACTAACCT
This DNA window, taken from Pseudomonadota bacterium, encodes the following:
- a CDS encoding FAD-dependent oxidoreductase, whose product is MNVLIVGGGISGISAAKVALKEHHNVTILEKTAEPGGLMARIANCRVGFKTFFDEIVNDSNLQVITDTNIINVNKIDDKYIVTTDNNKVINADRVIVATGLSPYDPVEYKGKRILTSLEYDALIDQRKGELPNDFNKIGFVLCVGSRSKEYPLCSSVCCSYTIREIKWTLQRAKPEIKVFYNDLRFFGQEFYMEKAYRDAGVTFIRANSRYFEEDEKGVTIRYFTDEEIREERFDYIVLAIGLRPNPELAALSKLFGFSLNEYGFVKEIEPLTTDIEGVYVSGGALEPMNIKDSILTGFGAGMLALRGKNLSSEIIRNQEMLYKETEPDLPKVDGDFSSYLFYLGTENIGTGIFYEFISSKFIAMARDLKRAGKTVYVFTQNMVMPSYDEIVYEDARREGVLFIHLEEGEKFTFNHGKAIIMGLKRQLDFAVERIICFDDYTDLFKDREFLSLYRSEPQLRWSPTKWSRKRYHVGFIRHPRAERWEPREILGALGEMLLDMQEERLFPVINEERCSGCGSCEGACPHSAIEIEMRETSLAIFGPLASTVVPIAHVKEDACVGCGLCASTCPSDVISYNP
- a CDS encoding heterodisulfide reductase-related iron-sulfur binding cluster, translating into MNYGYYPGCSLTGSAHKLDKGVRKVLEKQGHVLKEIPDWNCCGAFEYGDRNELTNFSKRNLEKARGLFSEIIAPCPACYKNLKEADENNEFEIQHPLDLFGEAFLSSMKQVHDLKGNVFTPYYGCILLRPRETAITNKTVMEDTISRFGGEIASEKVKDKCCGGNQIFINKFATEKLSRLILEKSKGTLVVFCPLCHMALKTFSGDRKVIYFTDLLLYIMGEKNTL
- a CDS encoding FAD-dependent oxidoreductase; amino-acid sequence: MDETYSQEKHVLVVGGGIGGITAALELAACGVHVTMLEEGPSIGGRMIQLDKTFPTLDCSTCTLSPKMVEVALNRNIELLSWAKPMAVKKAGQGFQVSILKKSRYVDIQKCTACGSCSPACPVVMKSEFNMGTGPRKAIYIPFPQAIPNKASIDKRVDRPCKAACVDACPIHTNVLGYLKHISEGRFADAYMLIRATNPFPSVCGRVCYAPCEKVCNRGQLDDPLAIRDLKRFAVDQFDVDSLEVPQITKTEKKVAVIGAGPAGLACAHNLAIEGHEVTVFEALPEPGGMLRYAIPEYRLPKEELRKEIGYIEKLGVDIKCGIEIGKDMTINAVKNDFDAIFIGAGAPKGLLLGVEGEDTDGVIDGIQFLRAVNSGKSLAIGKNVTVVGGGNTAVDCARTAKRLGSENVKLVYRRTRDEMPAAGEEIEALIHEGIEIQFLTTPVRFYAENGRLSGMECIRMELGEPDASGRRRPVPVANSKFTLPVDTVITALGQATQTSFVEGIGVVLAKNGTIEVDPATGQTNIDGVFAGGDVYTGPAYVVDAIAAGQKAAFSINNYLKGAAITEVREEKKPEQLTEVEVAQLAEKTPRAERIRMPEANVEERVTNFGEVAIGYSPEEAMAEATRCLAGRIEGCIQCGECERQCEVRAIDHAMQDEIVEREYDSIVLAPGFDLYDPTEKKEYGYGTLEGVLTGIEFERICSVTGPTGGDIVLNGKVPKRFYFIQCVGSRDRQSGARFCSRVCCMYTAKHASIVKDRIKDAEIYVSYIDVRAYGKSYEEFYKSTQESGTFYIRGIPGEITKTENGLLVRVEDMLSNEMLEVEVDLVILATGVRPRKQTEDLCRIMSIKRDEYGFIRVDSIQPSRTNVNGIFVCGMASGPKDVPDTVASGGEAAARCMEYINK
- a CDS encoding electron transfer flavoprotein subunit alpha/FixB family protein, with protein sequence MSYTLVVAEVRRGVFEERNLDSIGIAALLQKDIVLLVPDVAYEMKGNFVDTIMKVNVEEALFFNPLNFINIFEKVKGARGNPDMIVFTHSSSGTELASYTAGYFNMPLITDVSGFEKEGNIFYKSYYSDKIFGEFRQAGEGPCIITVRSGSFKENAVEKGPAETVTLEGISLSDMRTFVEYVEEEKGEIDITKADFLLSVGRGIGNKDEIADYQELAGLLKATMSGSRPVIDKMWLPKAQQVGTSGKTVKPKVYLAMGISGAFQHIAGMKDSDCIIAVNKDPEAPIFQYAHYGIIGDANKLRDKLKDIAKG
- a CDS encoding hydrogenase iron-sulfur subunit, which gives rise to MVEVTNTKNTEIIGFACSFCTFKASEMAGSLRMKYPDGVKLIQVPCSSRVDPAFVIKAIFEGADGVFVAGCHPGDCHFIKGNYFTRRKMAALKEMFDVFSIKDKLRLFWVSAAEARRFVEKVTGMHNEIKEKKNAE
- a CDS encoding CoB--CoM heterodisulfide reductase iron-sulfur subunit A family protein, coding for MKTGIFICHCGHNIKHTIDVKKLSQYFKKYPGVTVAEDYPFVCSEPGQDMIRDSIEKQGLDRVLIASCTPSLHGELFKDLLKKSDLNPFLLRRVSIREHCSWVGDDLDINTEKARRLILAGLYSAAHYVPLEEKVVEVTKSALIVGGGVSGLSAAAFLSKMGMQVYLVEKEAELGGHVRALKDIWPARRDGKEIIDEMVEELTGKSNVEIFTSTTISAFEGFFGNYEVTLNTPKGEKKLTAGGVIVAAGFSPFDPRIKPELAYGKDKRIITTLDFERDSDSLSLPENPRIAILHCVGSRDEQIGKPYCSRVCCINALRVGDSIKEKYKDSYVESFYMDVRAHPRGGEEFFEDTQEKGVLFTRSNIAEIVPGSKGVLVRGEDTLFNEFFEREFDLVVLSIGMSPPVDNKLIATLFKITLDKDKFFLEAHIKLRPFDTAVKGIFIAGSCSGPKDIEESINHGRASAVKLYGFLNLGYAFVDPFISIVDPKRCSGCRMCEQACVAKAIKYDETKRIVHVEEAACMGCGLCNSTCPSSAVTLKGYADMIIDDEISALTEAI
- a CDS encoding 4Fe-4S binding protein, coding for MQSKQIENGNIENALNQFLKDEQHLVLGFEKGKEGLNHGIFKTHVDNLTLLNPVFSINGALYLRRLFSKGTGIILMLRPCEIRAYNELVKLNQIEREDIIAVSIDCPGTVSSKQGFDDIPAEASKIVEYLQNPGKMRWACEVCREKRGVVGDAGIRIDKNGIFWAFSYTEKGETLLSLIEGEIKEATAEMLISESKEPVKFTTDMEEFSKDFSKCIMCKNCRDMCPVCYCIDCVFNGDEYLPKGDALINKIFRIGSSAMPQGKELFHMIRMFHVSQTCVGCGACEDACPQGIPLTKYFKGTSERLQGMFSYISGRSLDEEIPYLTFLEDELEDAED
- a CDS encoding (Fe-S)-binding protein, producing MQKTDHVIDLAGYKKEDLTVCLGCKICASVCTVNDLSISTSPQELLQTLFLGKDISADNPLVRYCTGCYRCTQACPWDIRIPEIVRALRDVLATGSPFEKAFKGSLDIWGRVYEPYVLLKAVPFLIKEGYLKHMNRWIEYMGIHLPHKVKKINPSNNSNGQKGGTL